The proteins below are encoded in one region of Macaca nemestrina isolate mMacNem1 chromosome 10, mMacNem.hap1, whole genome shotgun sequence:
- the LOC105474180 gene encoding retinol dehydrogenase 5 yields the protein MWLPLLLGALLWAVLWLLRDRQSLPASDAFVFITGCDSGFGRLLALQLDQRGFRVLASCLTPSGAEDLQRVASSRLHTTLLDITDPQSVQQAAKWVETHVKEAGLFGLVNNAGVAGIIGPTPWLTRDDFQRVLNVNTMGPIGVTLALLPLLQQARGRVINITSVLGRLAANGGGYCVSKFGLEAFSDSLRRDVAHFGIRVSIVEPGFFRTPVTNLESLEKTLQACWARLPPATQAHYGGAFLTKYLKMQQRIMNLICDPDLTKVSQCLEHALTARHPRTRYSPGWDAKLLWLPASYLPASLVDAVLTWILPKPAQAVC from the exons AtgtggctgcctctgctgctgggTGCCTTACTCTGGGCAGTGCTGTGGTTGCTCAGGGACCGGCAGAGCCTGCCCGCCAGCGATGCCTTTGTCTTCATCACCGGCTGTGACTCAGGCTTTGGGCGCCTTCTGGCACTGCAGCTGGACCAGAGAGGCTTCCGAGTCCTGGCCAGCTGCCTGACTCCCTCTGGGGCCGAGGACCTGCAGCGGGTGGCCTCCTCCCGCCTCCACACTACCCTGCTGGATATCACTGATCCCCAGAGCGTCCAGCAGGCAGCCAAGTGGGTGGAGACGCACGTTAAGGAAGCAG GGCTTTTTGGTCTGGTGAATAATGCTGGTGTGGCTGGTATCATCGGACCCACACCATGGCTGACCCGGGATGATTTCCAGCGGGTGCTGAATGTGAACACAATGGGTCCCATCGGGGTCACCCTCgccctgctgcctctgctgcagcAAGCCCGGGGCCGGGTGATCAACATCACCAGCGTCCTGGGTCGCCTGGCAGCCAATGGTGGGGGCTACTGTGTCTCCAAATTTGGCCTGGAGGCCTTCTCTGACAGTCTGAG GCGGGATGTGGCTCATTTTGGGATACGAGTCTCCATCGTGGAGCCTGGCTTCTTCCGAACCCCTGTGACCAACCTGGAGAGTCTGGAGAAAACCCTGCAGGCCTGCTGGGCACGGCTACCTCCTGCCACACAGGCCCACTATGGGGGGGCCTTCCTCACCAAGT ACCTGAAAATGCAACAGCGCATCATGAACCTGATCTGTGACCCGGACCTAACCAAGGTGAGCCAATGCCTGGAGCATGCCCTGACTGCTCGACACCCCCGAACCCGCTACAGCCCAGGCTGGGATGCCAAGCTGCTCTGGCTGCCTGCCTCCTACCTGCCAGCCAGCCTGGTGGATGCTGTGCTCACCTGGATCCTTCCCAAGCCTGCCCAAGCGGTCTGTTGA
- the LOC105474179 gene encoding biogenesis of lysosome-related organelles complex 1 subunit 1 gives MAPGSRGELSSFRSRRGPGVPSPQPDVTMLSRLLKEHQAKQNERKELQEKRRREAITAATCLTEALVDHLNVGVAQAYMNQRKLDHEVKTLQVQAAQFAKQTGQWIGMVENFNQALKEIGDVENWARSIELDMRTIATALEYVYKGQLQSAPS, from the exons ATGGCCCCGGGGAGCCGAGGTGAGCTTTCCAGCTTCCGGAGCCGGAGGGGGCCCGGCGTACCCAGCCCCCAGCCCGACGTGACCATGCTGTCCCGCCTCCTAAAAGAACACCAGGCCAAGCAGAATGAACGAAAGGAGCTACAGG AGAAGAGGAGGCGAGAGGCTATCACTGCAGCGACCTGCCTGACAGAAGCTTTGGTGGATCACCTCAATGTGGG TGTGGCCCAGGCCTACATGAACCAGAGAAAGCTGGACCATGAGGTGAAGACCCTACAGGTCCAGGCTGCCCAATTTGCCAAGCAGACAGGCCAGTGGATCGGAATGGTGGAGAACTTCAACCAGGCACTCAAG GAAATTGGGGATGTGGAGAACTGGGCTCGGAGCATCGAGCTGGACATGCGCACCATTGCCACTGCTCTGGAATATGTCTACAAAGGGCAACTGCAATCTGCCCCTTCCTAG